Proteins encoded within one genomic window of Acipenser ruthenus chromosome 32, fAciRut3.2 maternal haplotype, whole genome shotgun sequence:
- the LOC131703068 gene encoding zona pellucida sperm-binding protein 2-like, with translation MRLALDSTYIDFYGAQDYPVVKYLRRPLYFEVELLYSRDPQAELFLENCWATYSADGNSSPKWDVVVDSCENSADEYLTIFHPVSSNARVLFPSHLKRFEVKMFSFTSGQDALKGQIYFHCSVVICDSNRPSDSLCSRRCIPGKQRLGRSAEGMDGGAVKAFVSSGPIELKRDGSLHFMPRSGQFNVWSLLGAAMGVCSVVVCVEDAEFDERHIHIKPARRLSGAVTLSAL, from the exons atgcggcttgcattgg attcaacctacatcgacttctatggagctcaggattaccctgttgtgaagtacttgcgaagacccttgtattttgaggtagagctcctgtacagcagggatccacaggctgaattgtttttggagaactgctgggcaacctattctgctgatGGGAAcagctctccaaagtgggatgttgttgtggacag ctgtgagaactctgcagatgagtacttgaccatctttcacccagtctccagcaatgcaagagtgctgttcccttcccatctgaagaggtttgaagtgaaaatgttttccttcacaagcggccaggatgcactgaaaggacag atttacttccactgcagtgttgtgatatgtgattcaaaccggccatcagacagcctctgtagcagacggtgcattccaggaaaacagaggcttg gtcgcagtgctgaagggatggatggtggtgcagtaaaggcatttgtgtcttctggcccaattgagctgaagagagatggatcccttcactttatgcctagaagcg gccaattcaatgtgtggtcccttctgggagctgcaatgggtgtgtgttcagtggttgtctgtgtag aggatgctgaGTTTGATGAAAGGCACATTCATATTAAACCTGCTCGCAGACTCTCTGGCGCtgtcactctgagtgctctttga
- the LOC131703232 gene encoding zinc finger protein 260-like, protein MDVSVSVSLFQDELASTIEHAVKAALHTVLCAITEAVCSKFTEFRVEMAGKEKENESLKLRLEISENELKAVRGCINAADADTKQPLIFQDPKESHAIPESEAQEGPKIEAVYTQEESFEQEWCASLMQVTELACVKDEEVPQQECVPIKEEFIEQECVPIAEELPHENHVCTLEENNKLGSNLYDDSPSECELGFRASKVDEGEHDSALSPQCKNSSRGKPQCKKHRETTPQEENVKTLRTHSVTIPSLQDRHPLTVEGTETAHSVCFNNSETQGNLMTLPHSIKGGKSSCQLDAPETHKGNPTGGTTFSWADCGKSFNHISLLKRHQRIHTGEKPSHIQTSDKSFTQLGNLHSHQRIHIREKPYHCTECGKRLSNLGNLKIHQRIHTGEKPYHCSVCGRRFSDLGSLKRHQRIHTGEKPYHCAVCGKRFNQLGHLKRHHNIHIGV, encoded by the exons atggacgtcagtgtgtccgtgtcgctctttcaagacgagctcgcctctaccatcgagcacgcagtgaaagcggctctacACACCGTCTTGTGTGCGATTACTGAAGCTGtctgcagcaaattcactgaattcagagtggaaatggctggaaaggagaaagagaatgaaagtctgaagctgagattggaaatatcagagaacgagctgaaagctgtgcgagggtgtataaacgctgcagatgcagacactaaacaacctttaatatttcaag atcccaaagagagccacgctatccctgaatctgaagcacaggaggggccaaagatagaagcagtttacacacaagaggagtcctttgagcaggagtggtgtgcaagtctaatgcaggttacagagctggcatgtgttaaagatgaagaggtccctcaacaggaatgtgttcctattaaagaggaattcatagagcaggaatgtgtccccatcgcagaggaacttcctcatgaaaatcatgtctgtacacttgaggagaacaacaagctgggatccaacctgtatgatgactctccatctgaatgtgaactgggatttagag cttctaaagtagatgaaggagaacacgactctgCTCTATCACCTcagtgcaaaaactcttctagaggcaaaccacagtgcaagaaacacagagaaacgacaccccaagaagaaaatgtgaagacattgagaactcactcagttacaatcccttctttacaagacagacacccacttactgtggagggtacagagacggcacattctgtatgttttaacaattctgaaacccagggcaacttgatGACCTTAcctcattctattaaaggtgggaagagttcctgtcaattagacgctcctgaaactcacaagggaaatcccacaggagggactacgttttcctgggctgattgtgggaagagtttcaatcatatatcactgcttaaaagacaccagcgcattcacacaggagagaaaccttcccacatacagaccagtgataagagtttcacacagttaggaaatcttcattcacaccagcgcattcacataagagagaaaccttatcactgtactgagtgtgggaagagattaagtaatttaggaaaccttaaaatccaccagcgcattcacacaggagagaaaccttatcactgttctGTTTGTGGGAGGAGATTCAGTGACTTAGGATCCCTTAAaaggcaccagcgcattcacacaggagagaaaccttatcactgtgctgtttgtgggaagagattcaaccAGTTAGgacaccttaaaagacaccataacaTTCACATAGGTGTATAA
- the LOC131703179 gene encoding histone H3, with amino-acid sequence MARTKQTARKSTGGKAPRKQLATKAARKSAPATGGVKKPHRYRPGTVALREIRRYQKSTELLIRKLPFQRLVREIAQDFKTDLRFQSSAVMALQEASEAYLVGLFEDTNLCAIHAKRVTIMPKDIQLARRIRGERA; translated from the coding sequence ATGGCAAGAACCAAGCAGACCGCGCgtaagtccaccggtggaaaAGCGCCCAGGAAACAGCTTGCTACCAAGGCTGCTCGAAAGAGCGCCCCCGCTACCGGTGGCGTGAAGAAACCTCACCGTTACAGACCTGGCACTGTGGCTCTGAGGGAGatccgccgctatcagaaatccaccgagctgctgatccgcaaactgcccttccagcggctcgtccgagaaatcgctcaggatttcaagaccgacctgcgcttccagagctccgctgtgatggcgctgcaagaagctagcgaggcttacctggtcgggctctttgaggacaccaacctgtgtgccattcacgccaagagagtcaccatcatgcccaaagacatccagctggcccgccgaATCCGAGGGGAACGCGCTTAA
- the LOC131696678 gene encoding uncharacterized protein LOC131696678, whose protein sequence is MESVPIKEELPKLELVPIRLEFSGLSSLPIKQKLCEMPSDSIKSEVSGIKAERNELEISQTEEPLPVNEEVLGMLPSRTTFDALDNVKMESVPIKEELPKLELVPIRLEFTGLAALPIKQELCETPCDSIKPVVSGIKAERNELEISQTEEPVPMKEEVLEMVRIKLEPLKEEVLLKPGKEESEDLKAVPTLLGPVHLRECSVVL, encoded by the exons ATGGAATCAGtcccgattaaagaggagctccctaaacttgaactggtccccattagactggAGTTCTCTGGACTGTCTTCCCTCCCTATTAAACAGAAGCTCTGTGAGATGCCATCTGACAGCATCAAGTCGGAGGTGTCTGGGATTAAAGCTGAgcgcaatgaattggagatctcccagacagaagaaccccttcctgtgaatgAAGAGGTGCTGGGAATG ttaccaagcAGAACCACGTTTGATGCCTTGGAcaatgtgaagatggaatctgtcccgattaaagaggagctccctaaacttgaactggtccccattagactggAGTTCACTGGACTGGctgccctccccattaaacaggagctctgtgagacgcCCTGTGACAGCATCAAGCCAGTGGTGTCTGGAATTAAAGCTGAGCGCAACGAACTGGAGatctcccagacagaagaaccagtTCCTAtgaaagaagaggtgctggaaatggtgcGTATTAAACTGGAGCCCCTGAAAGAGGAGGTACTCTtgaaaccagggaaggaagaatccgaagACTTGAAAGCAGTCCCCACTTTGCTGGGTCCGGTacacctgcgggagtgtagcgtggtgctgtaG